A single region of the Sulfitobacter geojensis genome encodes:
- a CDS encoding DMT family transporter has protein sequence MVSRKDFIEGVGLRLLAAFLMTAMSAAVHGAADVVPVGQIMFWRSALALVPICLYMIWRSEFPRALRTQRPGLHVTRSAFGAFSMAMSFLSLAYLPVANAQAIAYLAPVLVLPLAGVMLKEKLSPTVFLAVVVGFAGVVLLLWDALEMPGDGAVIGVIAGLAYAFTMAFVRVHTKTMTLTESASTIAFYFAIVAALIGLATAPFGWVALDLPLFGWLAFAGLIGGVGHIVSNEATARAPVSTLAPFDFTGLVWALGFDLVLFSVLPGALGLLGVFAITFAALIVTVKGRA, from the coding sequence ATGGTATCACGCAAAGATTTTATCGAGGGTGTCGGCCTTCGGCTGTTGGCGGCATTCCTGATGACCGCAATGTCAGCGGCGGTGCATGGTGCGGCTGATGTCGTTCCGGTCGGGCAAATCATGTTCTGGCGTTCGGCTTTGGCCTTGGTGCCGATTTGTCTTTACATGATCTGGCGCAGTGAATTCCCGCGTGCGCTGCGCACGCAGCGTCCCGGTTTGCATGTGACCCGCAGTGCCTTTGGCGCGTTTTCAATGGCGATGTCGTTCCTGTCGCTGGCCTATCTGCCGGTCGCAAATGCACAGGCGATTGCCTATCTCGCGCCGGTTCTTGTTTTGCCACTGGCCGGTGTCATGCTGAAGGAAAAGCTGTCGCCTACTGTGTTTCTGGCGGTTGTGGTCGGGTTCGCTGGCGTGGTGCTGTTGCTGTGGGATGCGCTGGAAATGCCCGGTGATGGCGCCGTTATCGGGGTGATCGCCGGACTTGCTTATGCGTTCACCATGGCCTTTGTGCGCGTCCATACCAAAACCATGACATTGACTGAAAGCGCGTCGACGATTGCGTTTTATTTTGCCATCGTTGCGGCCTTGATCGGTTTGGCGACCGCCCCCTTTGGTTGGGTCGCGTTAGACCTGCCGCTGTTCGGCTGGCTTGCTTTCGCGGGGCTGATCGGGGGTGTCGGCCATATCGTGTCTAACGAAGCCACAGCGCGTGCACCGGTCAGCACGCTTGCCCCGTTTGATTTCACTGGGTTGGTTTGGGCCTTGGGTTTCGACCTTGTTTTATTCTCTGTTCTGCCGGGTGCGCTGGGCCTGCTGGGCGTATTTGCCATCACTTTTGCTGCATTAATCGTCACTGTGAAAGGGCGCGCGTAA
- a CDS encoding helix-turn-helix domain-containing protein, whose translation MLRPKDDQERPWGTRLSSKSEQTATKAPADALGGRMRTQRHRLSMTLQQLSAASGVSVGYLSQVERGKATPTLGTLTQIAQALKVETDYFVRTPRAVDSLTRGDARPKFAVAGSSIEYEQIGAERTGHEMTSYVMNVPPGYASEVVTHVGEEIIYILEGEISQMVGEREYLMGVGDSLHYLGTTPHCWSNKTDVPARILWVGRMQYDKSDEIGQVEVEDTSVAREMLPLRR comes from the coding sequence ATGTTGCGCCCCAAGGACGACCAAGAGCGTCCGTGGGGAACACGCTTGTCATCAAAGTCCGAACAGACTGCAACCAAGGCACCGGCCGACGCACTCGGCGGGCGCATGCGCACGCAACGGCACAGGTTGTCAATGACGCTGCAACAGCTTTCGGCGGCGTCGGGCGTTTCGGTCGGCTATCTCAGTCAGGTCGAGCGCGGCAAGGCGACCCCGACACTGGGCACGTTAACGCAGATTGCTCAGGCGCTGAAGGTCGAGACAGACTACTTTGTGCGCACCCCTCGTGCCGTTGACAGCCTGACGCGCGGCGATGCGCGACCCAAATTTGCGGTTGCCGGATCGTCAATAGAATACGAGCAGATCGGCGCGGAACGTACCGGCCATGAAATGACCTCTTATGTCATGAACGTGCCGCCGGGATATGCATCCGAAGTGGTCACCCATGTCGGCGAGGAGATCATTTATATCCTTGAGGGAGAAATCTCCCAGATGGTCGGCGAACGGGAATACCTGATGGGCGTAGGCGACAGCCTGCATTATCTGGGAACCACGCCGCATTGCTGGTCGAACAAAACAGACGTGCCCGCCCGCATACTTTGGGTCGGCCGGATGCAATACGATAAGTCCGACGAGATCGGACAGGTTGAGGTCGAGGACACTTCGGTCGCGCGGGAGATGCTCCCGCTCAGGCGTTGA
- a CDS encoding ABC transporter substrate-binding protein translates to MSFNKILATGLLLSTLGVSAQAQSLVYCSEGSPEGFDPALYTAGTTFDASSHPIYNRLSEFKVGTTEAIPGLAESWEVSEDGKTVTFKLRAGVKFHSNAQFTPTRDFNADDVIFSFDRQGNPDNPYNKVSGGTWEYYGAMSMPDLIESIEKVDDLTVVFNLTRPEAPIIANMAMDFASIVSKEYADAMMEAGTPEMLNQAPIGTGPFTFQAYQKDAVIRYLRNDDYWGKKAKVESLIFAITPDASVRYQKVQAGECHVTAYPNPADIQAMKDAEDIVVMEQEGLNVGYLAYNTQVAPFDNAKVRKALNMAIDKQAIIDVVFQGSGEIAKNPIPPTMWSYNNAIEDDSYDPEAAKAALEAEGITDLSMKIWAMPVQRPYNPNARRMAELMQEDFSKVGVDVEIVSYEWGEYLERSKAKDRDGAVLLGWTGDNGDPDNFLAVLLGCDGVEKSNRAQWCNEEFDALVQKAKVLPTQAERSKLYEEAQAIFKDQAPWATIAHSVVYMTMRPEVEGYVVHPLGGHIFNQVGLSQ, encoded by the coding sequence ATGTCTTTTAACAAAATCTTGGCCACTGGCCTATTGCTGAGCACCTTGGGTGTTTCGGCACAGGCACAGTCCTTGGTCTATTGTTCCGAAGGGTCCCCCGAAGGGTTTGACCCGGCACTGTACACCGCAGGCACCACTTTTGATGCGTCCAGCCACCCGATTTATAACCGTTTGTCCGAATTCAAGGTCGGCACCACGGAAGCGATCCCCGGTCTGGCCGAAAGCTGGGAAGTTTCCGAGGACGGCAAGACTGTCACTTTCAAACTGCGTGCGGGCGTCAAGTTCCATTCCAACGCACAGTTCACACCGACGCGTGATTTCAACGCGGATGACGTGATCTTCAGCTTTGACCGTCAGGGCAACCCTGACAACCCGTACAACAAAGTGTCGGGCGGTACCTGGGAATACTATGGTGCGATGTCCATGCCGGACCTGATCGAAAGCATTGAAAAGGTTGACGATCTGACGGTTGTTTTCAACCTGACCCGCCCCGAAGCGCCGATCATTGCCAACATGGCGATGGATTTCGCGTCCATTGTGTCCAAAGAATACGCGGACGCCATGATGGAAGCGGGCACACCTGAAATGCTGAACCAGGCACCAATTGGTACAGGTCCGTTCACCTTCCAAGCCTATCAGAAAGACGCCGTCATCCGCTATCTGCGTAACGACGATTACTGGGGCAAAAAAGCCAAGGTCGAAAGCCTGATCTTCGCGATCACACCTGACGCTTCCGTGCGTTATCAAAAGGTGCAGGCCGGTGAATGTCACGTGACTGCGTATCCAAACCCTGCCGATATTCAGGCCATGAAAGATGCCGAAGATATCGTGGTGATGGAGCAGGAAGGCCTGAATGTTGGCTATCTGGCCTATAACACGCAGGTTGCGCCGTTCGACAATGCCAAGGTGCGCAAGGCGCTGAACATGGCGATCGACAAGCAGGCCATCATCGATGTGGTGTTCCAAGGCTCCGGCGAAATCGCCAAGAACCCGATCCCGCCGACAATGTGGTCCTATAACAACGCGATCGAAGACGACAGCTATGACCCAGAAGCGGCCAAAGCTGCGTTGGAAGCCGAAGGCATCACCGATCTGTCGATGAAGATCTGGGCCATGCCGGTACAGCGTCCGTATAACCCCAATGCGCGCCGTATGGCCGAGCTGATGCAGGAAGATTTCTCGAAAGTCGGCGTCGACGTAGAGATCGTTTCCTATGAGTGGGGCGAGTATCTTGAGCGTTCCAAAGCCAAGGACCGTGACGGCGCAGTCTTGTTGGGTTGGACAGGTGACAACGGTGATCCGGACAACTTTCTTGCCGTTCTTTTGGGCTGTGACGGTGTCGAAAAATCCAACCGTGCGCAGTGGTGCAACGAAGAGTTCGACGCGTTGGTCCAGAAAGCCAAGGTTCTGCCAACACAGGCCGAGCGTTCAAAGCTGTATGAAGAAGCGCAGGCCATCTTCAAGGATCAAGCACCTTGGGCGACAATTGCGCACTCAGTTGTCTACATGACAATGCGCCCTGAAGTTGAAGGCTATGTTGTTCACCCGCTGGGTGGCCACATCTTTAACCAAGTGGGCCTGTCGCAATAA
- a CDS encoding M24 family metallopeptidase: protein MSKPLTLRLSEYAGVAVEMGVDAVALVPGPNFTRAIGRSFMSHERPFLVVIPADGPAAALVPNLELASWDLAGFDGAVFDWRDQDGYAAAFADLLGHLGISSLAVEGQVMRVFVHHALKAAQPDLTIIEAEREISALRMIKTDDDIAALQSAIDISERALKRTLDSITLGQTEKQIEQTLIKMLFDEGADDLSFHPIVAAGDGSAQPHAHARHDYAVKAGDALLIDFGARKDGFVADITRTVFLDHVTDEGRAVYDTVLQANLAALAVTRAGVTAHDIDDAATQVLEASDFADRIRTKTGHGLGRDVHEAPYIVRGNDMPLPAGTVYTNEPGLYEIGNFGVRIEDDVLITEDGYRTLTHFPKDLMVISC, encoded by the coding sequence GTGTCAAAGCCACTAACGCTACGCCTTTCAGAATACGCGGGTGTCGCCGTCGAGATGGGCGTGGATGCTGTTGCACTCGTGCCGGGCCCCAATTTTACCCGCGCCATCGGGCGCAGTTTCATGAGCCACGAACGGCCCTTTCTTGTCGTTATTCCGGCAGACGGACCTGCCGCAGCGCTTGTGCCGAACCTTGAACTTGCCAGCTGGGATCTTGCCGGCTTTGACGGCGCGGTTTTCGACTGGCGCGATCAGGACGGCTATGCCGCGGCCTTTGCCGATTTGCTGGGACATCTGGGAATATCGTCGCTGGCGGTCGAAGGACAGGTGATGCGTGTTTTTGTGCACCACGCGCTGAAAGCGGCCCAACCGGATTTGACCATCATCGAAGCCGAACGCGAGATTTCCGCCTTGCGGATGATCAAGACCGACGATGACATCGCAGCGCTACAGAGCGCAATTGATATTTCCGAACGCGCCTTGAAGCGTACGCTGGACAGCATCACGTTGGGCCAGACCGAGAAACAAATCGAACAAACGCTGATCAAGATGTTGTTTGACGAGGGCGCGGATGATCTGTCGTTTCATCCGATTGTGGCCGCCGGTGACGGGTCCGCGCAACCCCATGCCCATGCCCGCCACGATTATGCGGTCAAAGCGGGGGATGCCCTGCTGATCGACTTCGGCGCGCGCAAGGACGGGTTTGTTGCCGACATCACGCGCACGGTGTTTCTGGATCACGTCACTGATGAAGGGCGCGCGGTCTATGACACGGTGTTGCAGGCGAACCTTGCCGCCCTTGCGGTCACACGGGCCGGCGTCACGGCGCACGACATTGACGACGCCGCCACGCAGGTGTTGGAGGCATCGGATTTCGCCGACCGCATTCGGACTAAAACGGGGCATGGACTGGGCCGCGATGTACATGAAGCGCCCTATATCGTGCGCGGCAACGACATGCCTTTGCCCGCGGGCACCGTTTATACCAATGAACCGGGCCTCTACGAGATCGGTAATTTCGGCGTCCGTATCGAGGACGACGTTCTGATAACCGAAGACGGCTACCGGACGCTGACACATTTCCCCAAAGACCTGATGGTGATTTCATGCTGA
- a CDS encoding ABC transporter permease subunit → MLSYVLGRLLTFIPTFIGVTLISFSFIRALPGDPIQVMAGERGISEERYAELAAQFGYDRPIYVQFWEYLTGVLQGDLGNSFVTKRPVWDEFFTLFPATLELSICAMIFAVALGLPAGVIAAVNRGKFFDRALMSTALVGYSMPIFWWALLLIIVFSGNLQWTPVSGRIDLLYYFPNPTGFMIIDSLASGQKGAFTSALRHLILPTIVLGTIPLAVIARQTRSAMLEVLGEDYIRTARAKGMSPGRINGIHALRNALIPVITVIGLSVGTLLAGAILTETIFSWPGIGKWMVDSIFRRDYPVVQGGLLLIAVMVMIVNLTVDMLYGVINPKIRKR, encoded by the coding sequence ATGCTGAGCTATGTTCTGGGTCGACTGCTGACCTTTATTCCGACGTTTATCGGGGTCACCTTGATCTCGTTCAGCTTTATCCGCGCGTTGCCGGGCGATCCTATTCAGGTGATGGCGGGGGAGCGCGGCATATCCGAGGAACGCTATGCCGAACTGGCCGCGCAATTCGGCTATGACCGCCCGATTTATGTCCAGTTCTGGGAATACCTCACCGGTGTTCTTCAGGGCGATCTGGGCAATTCCTTTGTGACCAAACGCCCTGTCTGGGACGAATTTTTCACCTTGTTCCCCGCGACGCTCGAGCTGTCGATATGTGCGATGATCTTTGCGGTCGCGCTGGGCCTGCCGGCAGGTGTGATTGCCGCTGTGAACCGTGGCAAGTTTTTTGACCGCGCGTTGATGTCTACGGCGTTGGTCGGGTATTCCATGCCAATTTTCTGGTGGGCGCTGCTGTTGATCATCGTCTTTTCGGGCAACCTGCAATGGACACCGGTATCGGGGCGCATTGACCTGCTGTATTATTTCCCCAACCCGACCGGCTTCATGATCATCGACAGTCTGGCATCGGGCCAGAAAGGGGCGTTCACATCGGCGCTGCGCCACCTAATCCTGCCGACAATCGTGCTGGGCACCATTCCGCTGGCGGTGATTGCGCGCCAGACCCGTTCGGCCATGCTTGAAGTGCTGGGCGAAGATTACATTCGCACAGCACGCGCCAAAGGCATGTCACCGGGTCGGATCAACGGCATTCACGCCCTGCGCAACGCGCTGATCCCCGTGATCACCGTGATTGGCCTGTCGGTGGGCACATTGCTGGCCGGTGCGATCCTGACCGAAACGATCTTTAGCTGGCCGGGGATCGGCAAGTGGATGGTCGATAGCATTTTCCGGCGGGACTATCCGGTGGTGCAGGGCGGCCTGCTGCTGATTGCCGTGATGGTCATGATCGTAAACCTTACCGTTGATATGCTGTACGGCGTCATCAACCCCAAAATCAGGAAGCGCTGA
- a CDS encoding ABC transporter permease subunit yields MDDAVSANASTVQERPSRLSEFWFYFRENRGAVIGLWIFAVFALLAFFGPWIAPHDATEQFRAATLQPPVWQEGGTWSHILGTDPLGRDMLSRLIVGARYSFFVGVIVVSIAATGGIIIGLIAGFAPKWVDSIIMRVMDIVLAFPSLLLALVLVAILGPSLTNAMIAIAIVLQPHYVRLTRASVLSELQKDYVTSARVAGAGLWRLMFITVLPNCLAPIIVQAALSFSTAILDAAALGFLGMGAQPPTPEWGTMLAEAREFILRAWWVVTFPGVAILVTVLAINLMGDGLRDALDPKLKRS; encoded by the coding sequence ATGGATGACGCAGTTTCAGCCAATGCATCAACGGTGCAGGAACGGCCAAGTCGCCTTAGCGAATTCTGGTTCTACTTTCGCGAAAACCGCGGTGCGGTTATCGGGCTTTGGATTTTTGCAGTCTTCGCTTTGCTGGCGTTTTTCGGGCCCTGGATCGCGCCGCATGACGCCACAGAGCAGTTTCGCGCCGCGACACTGCAACCCCCCGTCTGGCAAGAGGGCGGCACGTGGAGTCATATCCTTGGCACCGATCCGCTGGGCCGCGATATGCTGTCGCGTCTGATCGTCGGCGCGCGCTATTCGTTCTTTGTCGGTGTGATCGTGGTCAGCATTGCGGCCACCGGTGGCATCATCATCGGCCTGATTGCGGGCTTTGCCCCCAAATGGGTCGATAGCATCATCATGCGGGTGATGGATATTGTGCTGGCGTTTCCCTCGCTGTTGCTCGCGCTGGTTCTGGTGGCCATTCTGGGGCCGTCCTTGACCAATGCGATGATCGCCATCGCGATTGTTTTGCAACCGCACTACGTGCGTCTGACCCGCGCCAGCGTCCTGTCCGAACTGCAAAAGGACTATGTCACCTCTGCCCGTGTGGCGGGGGCAGGGCTGTGGCGGCTGATGTTTATCACCGTACTGCCAAACTGTCTGGCCCCGATCATCGTGCAGGCGGCCCTGTCGTTTTCGACGGCTATTCTGGACGCAGCGGCGCTTGGCTTTTTGGGGATGGGGGCGCAGCCGCCCACGCCTGAATGGGGCACGATGCTGGCGGAAGCGCGCGAATTTATCCTGCGCGCCTGGTGGGTCGTAACCTTTCCCGGCGTTGCCATTCTGGTGACCGTCCTGGCCATCAACCTGATGGGCGACGGGTTGCGCGACGCGCTTGATCCGAAACTGAAGCGGAGCTAG
- a CDS encoding ABC transporter ATP-binding protein, whose amino-acid sequence MTLLRIRNLSVDFATASGQFRAVDGVDQDVNDSEILAIVGESGSGKSVSMLAVMGLLPWTATVTADELTFNGQDLLTMDPKARRKIVGKDLAMIFQEPMSSLNPCFTVGWQIREALRVHLGMGRRERHARAIELFEQVGIPDPEKRLGAFPHQMSGGMNQRVMIAMAIACKPKLLIADEPTTALDVTIQAQILDLLGSLRDETGMGLVLITHDMGVVAETAERVSVQYAGQKIEEQPVVPLFETPHHPYTSALLDALPERATEKRLPTIPGVVPGQFDRPAGCLFSPRCQFANAKCKAEAPAALGPDLGHARCFYPLNADQKVAS is encoded by the coding sequence ATGACACTTTTGCGTATCAGAAACCTGAGTGTGGATTTCGCCACGGCTTCTGGCCAATTCCGTGCTGTTGATGGTGTCGATCAGGATGTGAACGACAGTGAAATTCTGGCGATTGTCGGGGAAAGCGGATCGGGCAAATCTGTTTCGATGCTTGCGGTGATGGGGTTGCTGCCGTGGACTGCGACGGTCACGGCGGACGAGCTGACCTTTAACGGTCAGGATCTGCTGACGATGGACCCCAAGGCACGCCGTAAAATCGTCGGTAAAGACCTTGCCATGATTTTTCAGGAACCCATGTCGTCGCTGAATCCCTGCTTTACTGTCGGGTGGCAAATCCGCGAGGCCCTGCGGGTGCATCTGGGGATGGGCCGGCGCGAACGGCACGCGCGCGCCATCGAACTGTTTGAACAGGTCGGCATCCCTGACCCTGAAAAGCGGCTCGGTGCGTTTCCGCACCAGATGTCCGGGGGCATGAACCAACGGGTGATGATCGCAATGGCCATCGCCTGCAAGCCCAAGCTGTTGATTGCGGATGAACCGACGACCGCGCTCGACGTGACCATTCAGGCGCAAATCCTGGATCTTTTAGGGTCATTGCGTGACGAGACCGGCATGGGGCTGGTGTTGATCACCCACGACATGGGCGTGGTTGCCGAAACCGCTGAACGCGTCAGCGTGCAATACGCTGGACAAAAGATCGAAGAACAACCGGTTGTGCCGCTGTTCGAGACACCCCATCACCCCTATACATCTGCGCTGCTCGACGCTTTGCCAGAACGCGCAACCGAGAAACGTCTGCCCACCATCCCCGGTGTTGTGCCGGGCCAGTTCGACCGCCCTGCGGGGTGTCTGTTTTCGCCGCGATGCCAGTTTGCGAATGCGAAATGCAAGGCCGAAGCACCAGCGGCATTGGGGCCCGATCTGGGGCATGCCCGATGTTTTTATCCCCTGAATGCAGATCAAAAGGTGGCGTCATGA
- a CDS encoding ABC transporter ATP-binding protein → MTEPVMTATALERHYDVSGGFLRASKTLKAVGGVEFALYPGKTLAVVGESGCGKSTLARMVTMIEEPTAGTLTLDGKPVVPEDWASLRKSVQIVFQDPYGSLNPRQRIGTILEEPLKINRPDMSREERTAKAREMLGLVGLRPEHFDRYPHMFSGGQRQRIAIARALMLDPKVLVLDEPVSALDLSIQSSVLNLLVDLQERLQLAYLFISHDLSVVRHVADELIVMYLGRAVEKGSRDAVFSAPMHPYTKALLSATPQADPRSKKERIKLDGELPSPLAIPDGCPFAPRCWKAKETCREQRPELSSDAHSAACFYPE, encoded by the coding sequence ATGACAGAACCGGTAATGACCGCAACCGCGCTTGAGCGGCACTATGACGTGAGCGGAGGTTTCTTGCGTGCGTCCAAAACCCTCAAGGCTGTGGGGGGCGTTGAATTCGCCCTGTATCCGGGCAAAACCCTCGCCGTGGTTGGCGAAAGCGGCTGTGGCAAATCCACCCTCGCGCGTATGGTCACGATGATCGAGGAACCGACCGCAGGAACCCTGACGCTGGACGGCAAACCGGTGGTACCGGAGGACTGGGCGTCGTTGCGCAAATCCGTTCAAATTGTGTTTCAGGACCCTTACGGCTCGCTCAACCCGCGTCAGCGGATTGGCACCATTCTGGAAGAACCTCTCAAGATCAACCGGCCCGACATGAGCCGCGAAGAGCGCACAGCGAAAGCCCGCGAAATGCTGGGGCTAGTCGGGCTGCGGCCGGAACACTTTGACCGCTATCCGCATATGTTTTCCGGCGGTCAGCGCCAACGGATCGCCATTGCCCGTGCCCTGATGCTGGACCCCAAGGTGTTGGTGTTGGATGAACCGGTGTCCGCGCTGGATCTGTCGATCCAGAGTTCGGTGCTGAACCTGTTGGTTGATTTGCAGGAACGGCTGCAACTGGCCTATCTCTTTATCTCGCATGACCTGAGTGTTGTACGCCATGTGGCCGATGAATTGATCGTCATGTATCTGGGCCGCGCCGTCGAAAAGGGCAGCCGCGACGCTGTGTTTTCCGCGCCAATGCACCCATATACCAAGGCCCTGCTGTCCGCGACGCCCCAAGCTGATCCGCGTAGCAAGAAAGAGCGGATCAAACTCGACGGCGAACTGCCCTCGCCACTGGCAATCCCCGACGGCTGCCCCTTTGCACCGCGCTGCTGGAAAGCCAAAGAGACGTGCCGCGAACAGCGCCCGGAGTTGTCAAGCGACGCACATTCGGCGGCTTGTTTTTACCCTGAATAG
- a CDS encoding fumarylacetoacetate hydrolase family protein, giving the protein MKYLVGETSAGAAVYAVQGDQAYNLTALNPAVGNDLMALVKRPDLVNAVTAQLKTAPRVSVASITPALPVAAPGTIICLGLNYTDHIKEGGYEIPAYPALFMRGKNSIMASGAPLVRPNCSTQLDYEAELMLIVGKGGRHIAQDDALSHVFGYTVFNDGSVRDFQRKTHQWTPGKNFDNTGAIGPFVVSPDELPEGAAGLKIESRVGAEILQSSNTGNMIWSVAQTIATISEYTTLEPGDLIAMGTPPGVGHAKKPNPRWLVPGEVIEIEIEGIGNCSNTVVDESDL; this is encoded by the coding sequence ATGAAATATCTGGTCGGAGAAACAAGTGCTGGCGCAGCAGTCTACGCAGTGCAAGGCGATCAAGCCTATAATTTAACAGCATTAAATCCTGCAGTTGGAAATGACCTGATGGCGCTGGTCAAACGCCCAGATCTGGTCAACGCCGTCACCGCACAACTTAAAACTGCCCCACGCGTTTCAGTTGCGTCAATCACCCCTGCCCTGCCAGTCGCAGCGCCCGGCACCATCATTTGCCTCGGGCTGAACTATACCGACCATATCAAAGAGGGCGGTTACGAAATTCCCGCGTACCCCGCACTTTTCATGCGCGGGAAAAACTCCATCATGGCAAGCGGCGCACCGCTGGTTAGGCCGAACTGTTCGACCCAACTGGATTACGAAGCTGAATTAATGCTGATTGTCGGCAAGGGCGGGCGCCATATCGCGCAAGACGATGCGTTAAGCCACGTGTTCGGGTATACCGTTTTTAACGACGGGTCGGTGCGCGATTTTCAACGCAAAACGCATCAATGGACGCCGGGCAAAAACTTTGACAATACCGGTGCGATTGGCCCCTTTGTGGTGTCACCCGACGAACTGCCCGAAGGTGCCGCCGGCCTTAAAATCGAAAGCCGTGTCGGCGCTGAAATCCTGCAATCCTCCAACACCGGCAACATGATCTGGTCTGTTGCGCAAACCATTGCAACAATTTCCGAATACACCACGCTTGAACCCGGTGACCTGATCGCAATGGGCACCCCGCCTGGTGTGGGCCACGCGAAAAAACCGAACCCACGCTGGCTGGTTCCCGGCGAGGTGATAGAGATCGAAATCGAAGGCATCGGCAACTGCTCCAACACCGTCGTGGATGAATCAGATTTGTGA